The following coding sequences lie in one Arachis ipaensis cultivar K30076 chromosome B03, Araip1.1, whole genome shotgun sequence genomic window:
- the LOC107633203 gene encoding uncharacterized protein LOC107633203, giving the protein MATIAEALTRLTLLPLTTQNAQQASTSSSLPSQSQPNPKGSINAITLRRGTKLDEIGVVPTSSSEETRKEEDEEEPLKTKEPKRKNPIEEPMPIPFSTLAKKVKMQEQLDPNMVEIFKNIEVTVPPFQAIQQVPKYARFLKDVCTHKEKIGELNKRAVDDSISSLIPKKCNDPGPCLVTCLIGGIKFTNCMCDLGACVSITPLPIYEKLNLSPLKRSGVRFVLANKSIVSVVGIAENVLVDIQGLLFLLNAHSGVYSFETDGKVARFTLEKSRKPILEAYSIFGCDIIEDEVIEVGKEQQEEKIAKKSNLRYHTQPKNAKELEIFLLGEVSSDQ; this is encoded by the exons ATGGCTACAATTGCCGAAGCACTCACCCGTTTGACTCTTTTGCCTCTGACTACACAAAATGCCCAACAAGCCTCAACTTCTAGTAGTTTGCCCTCACAATCTCAACCGAATCCTAAGGGGAGCATCAATGCTATCACCCTTAGGAGAGGCACCAAGTTGGATGAAATTGGTGTTGTGCCTACAAGTTCTAGTGAGGAAACCCGCAAGGAAGAG GATGAGGAGGAACCACTCAAGACCAAGGAGCCAAAGAGGAAAAATCCGATTGAAGAGCCTATGCCCATTCCATTCTCAACTTTGGCAAAGAAGGTCAAGATGCAAGAACAACTTGACCCCAACATGGTGGAAATTTTTAAGAATATTGAAGTCACAGTCCCTCCATTTCAGGCCATTCAACAAGTGCCCAAATATGCCAGGTTCCTCAAAGATGTTTGTACTCACAAGGAGAAAATTGGCGAACTCAACAAAAGGGCGGTAGATGATTCTATCTCTTCTTTAATTCCGAAAAAATGCAATGATCCTGGCCCATGTTTGGTTACTTGCTTGATTGGTGGGATTAAGTTCACAAACTGTATGTGCGATTTGGGAGCGTGCGTAAGTATTACGCCACTCCCCATTTATGAGAAATTGAACTTGTCACCCTTAAAGAGGTCCGGGGTGAGATTCGTGTTGGCCAATAAGAGTATTGTATCAGTTGTGGGGATTGCAGAAAATGTTCTGGTTGACATCCAAGGTTTACTCTTCCTG CTTAATGCACATTCTGGAGTCTATTCTTTTGAGACCGATGGCAAGGTAGCAAGATTCACATTGGAGAAATCAAGGAAACCCATCCTCGAAGCTTATTCTATCTTTGGGTGTGATATAATCGAAGATGAAGTGATTGAGGTTGGCAAGGAACAACAAGAAGAGAAGATTGCCAAGAAGTCTAATTTAAGATATCACACTCAACCAAAGaatgccaaggagttggagattttCCTCCTTGGGGAAGTTTCAAGTGACCAATGA